The Phycisphaeraceae bacterium genome window below encodes:
- a CDS encoding 50S ribosomal protein L25 produces MAHDIPVIEAQTRTKLGTRYANRLRAEGKMPAVLYGHGIDPVHLTIDGKLLLDAILDHAHLIEVKVDGKVEAALIKDLQWDHLSRYLIHADLTRVDRSERVEVDVEIKFVGSPKALEAAGAVLEHPLQALTIASRADAIPEMISVSIAELTTENPIHAGDITLPEGVELVTEADTVVAAITIAREEEEEDVDVEGEEGGAEPEVIGKAKEREGDED; encoded by the coding sequence ATGGCCCACGACATTCCAGTGATTGAAGCTCAGACCCGAACGAAGCTTGGCACCCGTTATGCCAATCGGTTGCGTGCCGAGGGCAAGATGCCCGCGGTGTTGTACGGACACGGTATTGACCCGGTGCATCTCACGATCGACGGCAAGCTGCTGTTGGACGCGATTCTCGACCACGCTCACCTGATTGAGGTTAAGGTCGATGGGAAGGTCGAGGCGGCGCTGATCAAGGACCTGCAGTGGGACCACCTGAGCCGTTATCTGATCCACGCGGACCTGACGCGGGTGGATCGGAGCGAGCGTGTGGAGGTTGATGTTGAGATCAAGTTTGTTGGCTCGCCCAAGGCGCTGGAGGCGGCGGGTGCGGTGCTGGAGCATCCGTTGCAGGCGTTGACGATCGCGTCGCGTGCGGATGCCATCCCTGAGATGATCTCAGTGTCGATTGCTGAACTGACGACAGAGAACCCGATCCACGCGGGTGATATCACGCTGCCTGAGGGCGTGGAGCTGGTCACCGAGGCCGATACGGTGGTGGCGGCGATCACGATCGCGCGTGAGGAAGAGGAAGAGGACGTCGATGTCGAGGGTGAAGAAGGCGGAGCCGAGCCGGAGGTCATCGGCAAGGCGAAGGAGAGGGAAGGCGACGAGGACTGA